A region of Cellulophaga sp. RHA19 DNA encodes the following proteins:
- a CDS encoding glycoside hydrolase family 2 TIM barrel-domain containing protein, with translation MRHGLTLVLLLFVVAQSVTAQNDWENEHIFEINKMEARAASYSYNNENDALKGNRETAKVKSLNGIWKFKYTAKSIDRPTDFVATNFKGDDFVDIPVPSNWELKGYGQPIYTNITYPFTPNIQDPNLKYDWKGPQPPKPPKIYRDNPVGSYYRDFEVPKEWNNQSIILHFGGVSSAFYVWVNGKKVGYSQGSRLAAEFDITNYIKKGVKNRVAVQVFRWSDGSYLEDQDMWRLSGIHREVLLLAQPKIAINDFYIKTKFDANIEDAKLQIRPKVWVKENQDNLKGYTVTAMLYNTDNKKVLNKDLSVNVDKIYNERWPPRDIPKFALLEANIKRPNKWSAENPYLYTVVLTVKDPSGNVVESRSQKIGFRTVDFSAKNELLINGKPLKIMGINRHDHHPKNGKALSRADLRKDVELLKQFNFNAVRTSHYPNDPYFLELCNEYGIYVMAEANIECHHLGSFIPYSPSWAAPILSRVYRMVERDKNNPSIISWSLGNESGTGPAFAAAASWVRDYDSSRFIHYEGAQGDPNNSAYIEDAGYKSNNWPSMANPTDPAFVDVISRMYPDQSQLENLANSAYINRPIIMCEYMHAMGNSMGGLGEFWDIIRAKPNLIGGFIWDMVDQGLEKKDPNGNTFYAYGGDYGETPNDHNFCINGVFASDRTPNPHAWEAKYVFQPVAFEAVDLQNKQVRIINRFAFTNLDKYVIKWALSENGKELQSGELPKQDIPASSSAIVTIPFNNKKTNPNSDYWLRISLHEKADRLWVKKGYEIAKEQLLLQAKKSIQNYTSTSNKNINALESNDAFTITGYNFTAVITKDKGLLTSYKIKGIEQITSPLKPNFYRPPIDNDIRGASNKVLKKGRQFWKNIADNIKTSETKISSKNKKRITVTANQFVSNKLSFNTNYTFYSDATIAVNFNVKADTTLPEPVRIGLTMGINKQLKKTAYYGNGPFENYSDRKRNSEVGEYQSKTDAMFTNYVLPQENGNRTETRWLKLTNNQKTGLEITGNPEFSFSIWPYSANNIEMAKHPFELKKEDFYTLNIDYKQTGLGGTLSHLLTEYRLKSGEYSFQFLIKSIK, from the coding sequence ATGAGACACGGATTAACACTTGTGCTTTTACTTTTTGTAGTTGCGCAAAGCGTAACAGCGCAAAATGATTGGGAAAACGAGCATATTTTTGAAATAAATAAAATGGAGGCTCGTGCTGCTAGCTATTCTTATAATAATGAAAATGATGCCTTAAAAGGTAACAGAGAAACAGCCAAAGTAAAGTCTCTAAATGGTATCTGGAAATTTAAATACACAGCTAAATCTATAGATAGACCAACAGATTTTGTTGCTACAAATTTTAAAGGTGATGACTTTGTAGATATCCCAGTTCCATCTAACTGGGAATTAAAAGGGTACGGGCAACCCATTTACACAAATATTACGTACCCTTTTACACCCAACATACAAGACCCTAACTTAAAGTATGATTGGAAAGGACCACAACCTCCAAAGCCTCCTAAGATTTATAGAGATAATCCTGTTGGTAGTTATTATAGAGATTTTGAGGTTCCTAAAGAGTGGAATAATCAGTCTATAATATTACACTTTGGTGGAGTTTCATCTGCATTTTATGTTTGGGTAAATGGTAAAAAAGTAGGCTACAGCCAAGGAAGCCGTTTAGCTGCCGAATTTGACATTACTAACTACATAAAAAAGGGAGTTAAAAATAGAGTTGCCGTTCAAGTTTTTAGGTGGAGTGATGGCAGCTACTTAGAAGATCAAGATATGTGGCGACTAAGCGGCATACACCGTGAGGTTTTATTATTAGCACAACCAAAAATTGCTATTAATGATTTTTATATAAAAACCAAGTTTGATGCTAATATTGAAGATGCAAAATTACAAATTAGACCTAAAGTTTGGGTTAAAGAAAACCAAGATAATTTAAAAGGCTATACTGTTACAGCTATGCTATATAATACAGATAATAAAAAAGTACTAAACAAAGACTTATCTGTAAACGTAGACAAAATTTACAACGAACGTTGGCCACCTAGAGACATCCCTAAATTTGCTTTGTTAGAGGCTAACATTAAAAGGCCTAACAAATGGTCTGCAGAAAACCCGTACTTGTATACCGTTGTTTTAACCGTTAAAGATCCTAGTGGAAATGTAGTAGAATCTAGAAGTCAAAAAATAGGATTTAGAACTGTAGATTTTAGTGCTAAAAATGAGTTATTAATTAACGGAAAGCCTTTAAAGATTATGGGTATAAATAGACATGATCACCATCCAAAAAATGGAAAAGCACTAAGCAGAGCAGATTTACGTAAAGACGTAGAGCTACTAAAACAGTTTAATTTTAATGCAGTACGCACATCCCACTACCCAAATGATCCTTATTTTCTAGAACTTTGTAATGAGTATGGCATTTACGTAATGGCAGAAGCCAATATAGAATGTCACCATTTAGGCAGTTTTATACCGTATTCACCTTCTTGGGCAGCTCCTATTTTAAGCAGAGTGTACCGTATGGTAGAGCGCGATAAAAACAACCCTAGCATTATTTCTTGGTCATTAGGTAATGAGTCTGGTACTGGTCCGGCTTTTGCAGCAGCAGCATCTTGGGTCAGAGATTATGATTCGTCTAGGTTTATTCATTATGAAGGTGCACAAGGAGACCCAAATAATTCTGCCTATATAGAAGACGCTGGTTACAAATCTAACAACTGGCCATCTATGGCAAACCCAACAGACCCTGCATTTGTGGATGTCATTAGTAGAATGTACCCAGATCAATCTCAACTAGAAAACCTTGCAAACAGTGCATACATAAACAGACCTATAATTATGTGCGAGTATATGCACGCTATGGGAAATTCTATGGGCGGTTTAGGTGAGTTTTGGGATATTATTAGAGCTAAACCAAACTTAATTGGCGGTTTTATTTGGGATATGGTAGACCAAGGATTAGAGAAAAAAGATCCAAATGGCAATACCTTTTACGCTTATGGCGGCGATTACGGAGAAACTCCTAATGACCATAACTTTTGTATTAACGGTGTTTTTGCCTCAGACAGAACTCCAAATCCACACGCTTGGGAAGCAAAATATGTTTTTCAACCGGTTGCTTTTGAGGCTGTAGATTTACAAAATAAGCAAGTACGAATTATAAATCGTTTTGCCTTTACAAATTTAGACAAGTACGTTATTAAATGGGCGTTATCAGAAAACGGAAAAGAGCTTCAATCTGGAGAACTTCCAAAACAAGATATTCCTGCATCGTCATCAGCAATAGTCACAATACCATTCAACAATAAAAAAACTAACCCTAATTCAGATTACTGGCTACGTATATCACTTCACGAAAAAGCAGATCGCTTATGGGTTAAAAAAGGGTATGAAATAGCTAAAGAACAACTGCTATTACAGGCTAAAAAATCTATTCAAAATTACACATCAACCTCTAACAAAAATATCAACGCTTTAGAAAGCAACGATGCTTTTACTATTACTGGTTATAATTTTACAGCAGTTATAACCAAAGACAAAGGGTTGTTAACATCGTACAAAATTAAAGGTATAGAACAAATAACTTCTCCTTTAAAACCTAATTTTTACAGACCACCAATAGATAATGACATAAGAGGAGCCAGCAATAAAGTTTTAAAAAAAGGGCGCCAATTTTGGAAAAACATAGCAGACAATATTAAAACCTCAGAAACAAAAATTAGCTCTAAAAACAAAAAACGCATTACAGTTACAGCCAATCAATTTGTGAGTAATAAACTTAGTTTTAACACCAATTATACATTTTATAGTGATGCAACAATAGCCGTGAATTTTAATGTAAAAGCAGACACAACTTTACCAGAACCAGTTAGAATTGGCTTAACAATGGGCATTAATAAACAACTGAAGAAAACCGCTTATTATGGCAATGGCCCGTTTGAAAATTATAGTGATCGAAAACGAAATTCTGAAGTAGGAGAATACCAATCTAAAACAGATGCTATGTTTACAAATTATGTTTTACCACAAGAAAACGGAAACAGAACAGAAACACGCTGGCTAAAACTAACTAACAACCAAAAAACAGGCTTAGAAATTACAGGAAATCCTGAATTTAGTTTTTCAATTTGGCCGTACTCTGCAAATAATATAGAGATGGCAAAACATCCATTTGAATTAAAAAAAGAAGATTTCTACACACTTAATATAGATTATAAGCAAACAGGATTAGGTGGCACTTTATCACATTTACTAACAGAATACAGGCTTAAATCTGGTGAATACAGTTTTCAGTTTTTAATTAAATCGATTAAATAA
- a CDS encoding sulfatase → MKKSIIYLLLTFIAVHLQAQKQPNIVFLFSDDAGYADFGFQGSKIMKTPNLDKLAKSGAKFTQGYVTDATCGPSRAGLITGKYQQRFGYEEINVPGYMSANSKFLADDMGLPLDQLTIADYLKKLGYKTAMYGKWHLGDADRYHPTKRGFDEFYGFRGGARSYFGYNDVSKANLDNRMERGFGNYQEPTKYVTDALANEAVSFIQKNKDNPFFIYLAFNAVHTPMQATAEDLEKFPNLYGKRKELAAMTLALDRACGKVINKLKELGLDKNTIIVFSNDNGGPTDKNASLNLPLSGTKSNHLEGGIRVPYLISWPKQIKSKTVYNYPVSTLDLLPTFYAAGGGKTEDLKDIDGVNLLPYINGENNARPHNTLFWKKEVRLAYREGDWKLIRFADRPAELYDLSTDTAELNNIAFKHPEKVKSMFKKMFEWESTLQRPLWMLKRSFENYDIDRMDRYRTPEKVKKEMQQYNSPIKEKRQFEKNNK, encoded by the coding sequence ATGAAGAAAAGTATTATTTATCTATTATTAACTTTTATTGCTGTACACCTACAAGCGCAAAAACAACCAAACATTGTTTTCTTATTTTCTGATGATGCTGGTTATGCAGACTTTGGTTTTCAAGGCAGTAAAATAATGAAAACTCCAAACCTTGATAAGCTAGCAAAGTCTGGAGCTAAATTTACCCAAGGCTATGTTACAGATGCTACCTGCGGACCATCTAGGGCCGGCTTAATTACAGGTAAATACCAACAACGTTTTGGATACGAGGAAATTAACGTTCCTGGCTATATGAGTGCCAATTCTAAATTTTTGGCAGATGACATGGGCTTACCATTAGACCAGTTAACAATTGCAGATTACCTAAAAAAATTAGGGTACAAAACTGCTATGTATGGCAAATGGCATTTAGGCGATGCAGACCGTTACCACCCAACTAAGAGAGGGTTTGATGAGTTTTATGGTTTTAGAGGTGGTGCGCGTAGTTACTTTGGCTACAATGATGTTTCTAAAGCCAATTTAGACAACAGAATGGAAAGAGGTTTTGGCAACTACCAAGAGCCAACCAAATACGTAACCGATGCTTTGGCAAACGAAGCTGTTTCGTTTATTCAGAAAAACAAAGACAATCCTTTTTTTATATACTTAGCTTTTAATGCTGTACATACACCAATGCAAGCAACAGCAGAAGATTTAGAAAAATTTCCTAATTTATATGGCAAACGAAAAGAGCTAGCTGCTATGACATTAGCACTTGACAGAGCTTGTGGCAAAGTAATAAACAAATTAAAAGAACTTGGTTTAGATAAAAACACAATTATAGTTTTCTCTAACGACAATGGCGGACCAACAGATAAAAATGCATCTTTAAACTTACCATTAAGTGGCACAAAATCTAACCATTTAGAAGGCGGAATAAGAGTGCCTTATTTAATAAGTTGGCCAAAACAAATAAAGTCTAAAACGGTATACAATTACCCAGTTAGCACTCTAGACTTACTACCTACTTTTTACGCAGCAGGAGGTGGAAAAACTGAAGACTTAAAAGACATAGATGGCGTAAATCTTTTGCCATATATAAATGGTGAAAATAATGCTAGACCGCATAATACCTTATTTTGGAAAAAAGAAGTAAGACTTGCCTATAGAGAAGGCGACTGGAAATTAATACGTTTTGCAGACAGACCAGCAGAGTTATATGATTTATCTACAGACACTGCAGAACTAAATAATATTGCTTTTAAACATCCAGAAAAAGTAAAATCTATGTTTAAAAAAATGTTTGAATGGGAGTCTACATTACAACGACCACTTTGGATGCTAAAAAGAAGTTTTGAAAATTACGACATTGACCGTATGGATAGGTACAGAACTCCCGAAAAAGTAAAAAAAGAGATGCAACAGTACAACTCTCCAATAAAAGAGAAACGTCAATTTGAAAAAAACAACAAATAA
- a CDS encoding glycoside hydrolase family 127 protein, protein MKQFTLIAFSALVLSSCGQDKKAKIPEATANTESKDLALNLDPNAGIINNANSPHVAFKSIDMGDCQWTEGFWADKFKIAETKMVPYMRSLLTGDTGHALNNFKIAAGLKEGEHKGMHWHDGDFYKFMEATMYVYAQNKDEALLKEIDSYIDIIGKAQEKDGYLQTQIQLKDDRSRYENRKFHEMYNSGHLLTSACIHYRITGQTNFLDIAVKHADLLHSLFMTDDERYGRFGFNQTQIMGLVELYRTTKDKRYLELAEKFINNRGSYKVAETPETKGYPIGDMVQERTPLRKSDEAVGHAVLALYYYAGAADVYAETGEQALIDALDKLWMNVALKKMYVTGAVGQTHYGASTNRDKIEEGFIDEYMMPNMTAYNETCANVCNSMFSYRMLGVHGESKYADIMETVLYNSALSGINLEGDRYYYANPLRVIHGSRDYDKMNTEFPTRQAYLDCFCCPPNLVRTIAKVSGWAYSKSKNGIAINLYGGNTLKTTLADGSKLELKQETAYPWNGDVKITMQACKSTPFDVLVRIPDWAENTKVLVNGKEINATVKAGEFTTITRQWKKDDVIRVAMPLDINFVEGHERIEEVRNQVAIKRGPLIYCVESADLPKDTSILDVFIKGDASQLKSEYRPDFLGGVSAITGNVLLRKDASKADKMYHKVKKPEWNTYNTTFVPYYAWSNRNNEKESEMTVFLPVVWE, encoded by the coding sequence ATGAAACAATTTACACTTATAGCCTTTAGCGCTCTGGTTCTTTCCTCTTGCGGACAGGATAAAAAAGCAAAGATTCCGGAAGCAACTGCAAATACAGAAAGTAAAGATCTAGCTCTAAACTTAGATCCTAACGCAGGTATTATAAATAATGCCAATAGTCCGCATGTTGCTTTTAAAAGTATAGATATGGGAGATTGCCAATGGACAGAAGGTTTTTGGGCAGATAAATTTAAAATTGCCGAAACAAAAATGGTTCCCTATATGCGAAGTTTACTAACTGGTGATACTGGCCACGCATTAAACAACTTTAAAATTGCTGCTGGCTTAAAAGAAGGTGAACACAAAGGTATGCATTGGCACGATGGTGACTTTTATAAGTTTATGGAAGCCACAATGTATGTTTATGCACAAAATAAAGACGAAGCTTTATTAAAAGAAATAGATAGTTATATTGACATCATTGGAAAAGCACAAGAAAAAGATGGCTACCTACAGACTCAAATTCAGTTAAAAGATGATCGTTCTAGGTATGAAAACCGAAAGTTTCATGAAATGTACAATTCTGGACACTTATTAACTAGTGCTTGTATTCATTACCGAATTACGGGTCAGACTAACTTTTTAGATATAGCTGTTAAACACGCAGATTTGTTACACTCCTTATTTATGACAGATGATGAGCGATATGGTCGTTTTGGTTTTAACCAAACACAAATTATGGGCTTAGTAGAATTGTACAGAACAACAAAAGACAAACGCTATTTAGAGTTAGCAGAGAAATTTATTAACAACAGAGGATCTTATAAAGTTGCAGAAACACCAGAAACAAAAGGATATCCTATTGGAGATATGGTGCAAGAGCGCACACCTTTACGTAAATCTGATGAAGCAGTTGGCCACGCGGTTTTAGCCTTGTATTATTATGCCGGAGCTGCAGATGTTTATGCAGAAACAGGAGAACAAGCCTTAATTGATGCTTTAGATAAATTATGGATGAATGTTGCACTTAAAAAAATGTACGTAACCGGTGCTGTTGGTCAAACTCACTACGGAGCATCAACTAATAGAGATAAGATTGAAGAAGGTTTTATAGACGAGTACATGATGCCAAATATGACTGCATATAATGAGACTTGCGCCAATGTGTGCAACTCTATGTTTAGCTATCGTATGCTTGGCGTACACGGTGAATCTAAATATGCAGATATTATGGAAACCGTATTATACAACAGTGCATTATCTGGTATTAATTTAGAAGGAGACAGGTATTACTACGCTAATCCACTTAGAGTAATTCACGGCTCTAGAGACTATGACAAAATGAACACAGAGTTCCCAACAAGACAAGCTTATTTAGACTGTTTTTGTTGTCCTCCAAACCTAGTTCGTACAATTGCAAAAGTATCTGGCTGGGCATATAGCAAATCTAAAAATGGTATTGCTATAAACCTTTATGGTGGTAACACATTAAAAACAACACTTGCTGATGGCTCTAAGTTAGAGTTGAAACAAGAAACAGCTTACCCTTGGAATGGAGATGTAAAAATAACAATGCAAGCCTGTAAAAGCACTCCTTTTGATGTGCTTGTTAGAATTCCGGATTGGGCAGAAAACACAAAAGTACTAGTAAATGGCAAAGAGATTAACGCTACTGTAAAAGCTGGTGAGTTTACTACTATTACCCGACAATGGAAAAAAGATGATGTAATACGTGTTGCAATGCCATTAGATATAAATTTTGTAGAAGGTCATGAACGTATTGAAGAAGTACGTAACCAAGTAGCCATAAAAAGAGGTCCTCTTATATATTGTGTAGAATCTGCAGATTTACCTAAAGACACTAGTATTTTAGATGTATTTATTAAAGGTGATGCGTCCCAACTAAAATCTGAGTACAGGCCAGACTTTTTAGGTGGAGTATCTGCAATAACAGGAAACGTTTTACTACGTAAGGATGCTAGTAAGGCAGATAAAATGTATCACAAAGTAAAAAAACCAGAGTGGAACACTTACAATACAACCTTTGTTCCTTATTATGCTTGGTCTAACAGAAACAATGAAAAAGAAAGTGAAATGACTGTGTTTTTACCAGTTGTTTGGGAATAA
- a CDS encoding xanthine dehydrogenase family protein molybdopterin-binding subunit, which produces MMDVKNVSRRSFLKGLGLASGGLIIASGTTLFTGCEPKEIIEFNPNLFVQLNSDGNLILVASRSEMGQGVRTSLTSVIADEMEADWDRVSIKQAVGDAKYGDQNTDGSKSVRLLYEEMRKIGAATKAVLIAAAAKKWEVPASELKAENHFVISNSGKKIGFGELVEVAKTIEVPKDVVLKDPKDFKYIGKYLPSKDVENLSNGSAIFGLDKRLDNMKFAAIKRCPVTFGTVKSFDKTEALKIAGVIDVVEIPRVEKPFGPLGGVAVVATNTWAAFKGKEALKVEWDLGDNKGYNSDAYMEELTANVHKKGKVAKSVGNVDDAFKKASKTIESTYQLPHLVHTPMEVPNAVAWVQGDNCEIWAPTQEPQRTRTEVSAYLNTDEKNVTVNVTFLGGGFGRKSKPDYVVEAAAISKAINAPVQVVWTREDDVKHGYYHTVAAQYMKGGLDKDGKVTGWLHRFALPSIGSTFSPGILHPAPFEASSATNVPFEIPNMQVETGEAPAHVRIGWMRSVINIPHGFAINVFADELANEAGVDPLEFRLNLIGSDRIEDTKNEYKYDTARLKHVLKQAAKNADWGKKLPEGHAMGLAVHYSFLSYVASVVEVSVINNKVKVHNIHSVIDCGLAVNKNTIIAQMEGAAIFGMSLAFYGKITAKDGAIEQTNFGDYQMLRMPQAPKIHVEIVENNEKPTGVGEPGVPVIAPAIVNAIFKATGDRYRSLPLKDHKLV; this is translated from the coding sequence ATGATGGATGTTAAAAATGTGAGTCGTAGAAGTTTTTTAAAAGGTCTAGGTTTGGCTTCAGGAGGTTTAATAATAGCTTCTGGTACAACGCTTTTTACAGGTTGTGAGCCAAAAGAAATAATAGAGTTTAATCCTAATTTATTTGTTCAGCTTAATTCTGATGGTAACCTAATTTTAGTAGCATCAAGATCAGAAATGGGACAAGGTGTACGTACTTCTCTAACGTCTGTTATTGCAGATGAGATGGAGGCAGATTGGGATAGAGTAAGTATTAAACAAGCTGTAGGTGATGCTAAATATGGCGATCAAAATACAGATGGCTCTAAAAGTGTACGTCTTTTGTATGAAGAAATGCGTAAAATTGGTGCTGCTACAAAAGCAGTTTTAATTGCTGCTGCTGCTAAAAAATGGGAGGTTCCTGCATCAGAATTAAAAGCAGAAAACCATTTTGTTATAAGTAATAGTGGTAAAAAAATAGGATTTGGAGAACTTGTAGAGGTAGCAAAAACTATAGAGGTTCCCAAAGATGTTGTTTTAAAAGATCCTAAAGATTTTAAATATATTGGTAAGTATTTACCAAGTAAGGATGTAGAAAACTTATCTAACGGAAGCGCTATTTTTGGTTTAGACAAGCGTTTAGATAATATGAAATTTGCGGCAATAAAACGTTGTCCTGTTACTTTTGGTACAGTAAAGTCTTTTGACAAAACTGAAGCCTTAAAAATTGCAGGTGTTATAGATGTTGTAGAAATTCCTAGAGTAGAAAAACCTTTTGGTCCTTTAGGTGGTGTGGCTGTTGTTGCTACAAATACTTGGGCAGCTTTTAAAGGTAAAGAGGCTTTAAAAGTAGAGTGGGATTTGGGTGATAACAAAGGTTATAACTCAGATGCTTATATGGAAGAGTTAACAGCTAACGTACATAAAAAAGGTAAGGTTGCTAAGTCTGTTGGTAATGTAGATGATGCATTTAAAAAAGCATCTAAAACAATAGAAAGTACCTACCAACTGCCACATTTGGTACATACGCCAATGGAGGTGCCTAATGCTGTTGCTTGGGTGCAAGGTGATAATTGTGAAATTTGGGCACCAACACAGGAGCCACAACGTACAAGGACTGAGGTTAGTGCTTATTTAAATACAGACGAAAAGAATGTTACTGTAAATGTGACATTTTTAGGTGGTGGTTTTGGTAGAAAATCTAAACCAGATTATGTGGTAGAAGCAGCAGCTATTTCTAAGGCAATTAATGCTCCTGTACAGGTTGTTTGGACAAGAGAAGATGATGTAAAACACGGATATTACCATACCGTAGCTGCACAATATATGAAAGGTGGTTTAGATAAAGACGGAAAAGTAACAGGTTGGTTGCATCGTTTTGCATTACCATCTATAGGTTCTACATTTTCTCCTGGTATTTTGCATCCTGCTCCGTTTGAAGCTTCAAGTGCAACTAATGTACCTTTTGAAATTCCTAATATGCAAGTAGAAACCGGTGAAGCGCCAGCACACGTTAGAATAGGTTGGATGCGTTCTGTTATAAATATTCCGCACGGTTTTGCAATAAATGTTTTTGCTGATGAATTAGCTAATGAGGCAGGAGTAGATCCGTTAGAGTTTAGGTTAAATTTAATTGGTAGTGACCGTATTGAAGATACAAAAAATGAATATAAATATGATACTGCTCGTTTAAAACACGTGCTAAAACAGGCTGCTAAAAATGCAGATTGGGGTAAAAAGTTACCAGAAGGTCATGCAATGGGACTTGCTGTACATTATAGTTTTTTATCTTATGTGGCTTCTGTAGTTGAGGTGTCTGTTATAAATAATAAAGTAAAAGTGCACAACATACATTCTGTTATAGATTGTGGCTTGGCTGTAAATAAAAATACAATTATTGCACAAATGGAAGGTGCTGCTATTTTTGGTATGTCTTTAGCTTTCTATGGTAAAATAACGGCTAAGGATGGTGCCATAGAACAAACCAATTTTGGTGATTATCAAATGTTACGTATGCCACAAGCACCAAAAATTCATGTAGAAATAGTAGAAAATAATGAAAAACCAACGGGTGTTGGTGAGCCAGGAGTACCTGTTATTGCGCCAGCAATTGTTAATGCAATTTTTAAAGCAACAGGAGATAGGTATAGAAGTTTACCATTAAAAGATCATAAGTTAGTGTAA
- a CDS encoding (2Fe-2S)-binding protein: MTKLKINGEIHTIDVDPDMPLLWAIRDIIGFTGTKFGCGKGFCGACMVLMDGNAVNSCQLPVSAVGENELITVEGQTENLQLLQKSWAEHNVPQCGFCQSGQLITATALLNGNSNPSDEDINNAMVRNICRCGTYPRIKKAINHSVELKNKG; encoded by the coding sequence ATGACCAAGCTAAAAATTAATGGAGAAATACATACTATAGATGTAGATCCGGATATGCCTTTGTTGTGGGCAATAAGAGATATTATAGGTTTTACTGGAACCAAATTTGGTTGCGGTAAAGGTTTTTGTGGTGCTTGTATGGTTTTAATGGACGGCAATGCTGTAAATTCTTGTCAATTACCTGTTTCTGCGGTGGGAGAAAATGAATTAATTACAGTAGAGGGGCAAACAGAAAACCTTCAGTTATTACAAAAGTCTTGGGCAGAACATAATGTACCACAATGTGGATTTTGCCAATCTGGACAATTAATAACTGCAACTGCTTTGTTAAATGGTAATAGCAACCCGTCTGATGAAGATATTAATAATGCAATGGTGCGTAACATATGTAGATGTGGTACATATCCGCGTATAAAAAAGGCAATAAACCATTCTGTTGAATTAAAAAACAAAGGCTAG